In Saccharothrix violaceirubra, the following are encoded in one genomic region:
- a CDS encoding FecCD family ABC transporter permease, producing the protein MLTGLRVTGLVLCTGVLVLFALLSIAVGARSVPLSTVVDVLFDPDGSYDALVVVGQRVPRTILGILVGAALGLAGALMQSLTRNPLADPGLLGVNSGAAAAVVSAISFLGLTSPLEYVWFAFVGAAVAAVVVYLLGSSGRAAGPVRLALAGTAISAVLVAYTYAVQLADDKALDQFRFWIVGGLAGRDLDILTRVGPFLAVGLVVGLLLARPLNVVALGDETGRALGANLGRVRLTAAASITLLCGAATAAAGPFSFIGLTVPHIARSLVGADQRWVLPYSALLAPCLLLGADVLGRVVVPPSELEAGLVTAFLGAPVFIMLVRRRRVVQL; encoded by the coding sequence GTGCTGACCGGCCTGCGCGTGACCGGCCTGGTGCTGTGCACCGGCGTGCTGGTCCTGTTCGCGTTGCTGAGCATCGCCGTCGGCGCGCGCTCCGTCCCACTGTCCACAGTGGTCGACGTGCTGTTCGACCCGGACGGGTCCTATGACGCGCTCGTCGTGGTGGGCCAACGGGTTCCGCGCACGATCCTGGGCATCCTGGTCGGCGCCGCGCTCGGGCTCGCGGGCGCGCTGATGCAGTCGCTGACCCGCAACCCGCTCGCCGACCCCGGTCTGCTCGGCGTCAACAGCGGCGCGGCGGCGGCCGTCGTGTCCGCGATCAGCTTCCTGGGTCTGACCAGCCCGCTGGAGTACGTCTGGTTCGCGTTCGTGGGTGCCGCGGTCGCCGCCGTGGTCGTCTACCTGCTCGGCTCGTCGGGCCGCGCGGCCGGACCGGTCCGGCTCGCGCTCGCGGGCACCGCGATCAGCGCCGTGCTCGTCGCCTACACCTACGCGGTGCAGCTCGCCGACGACAAGGCGCTCGACCAGTTCAGGTTCTGGATCGTGGGCGGCCTGGCCGGGCGCGACCTGGACATCCTGACGCGCGTCGGGCCGTTCCTGGCCGTGGGCCTGGTGGTCGGGCTGCTGCTGGCCAGGCCGCTCAATGTCGTGGCGCTGGGCGACGAGACCGGCCGCGCGCTCGGCGCGAACCTCGGCCGGGTCCGGCTGACCGCCGCCGCGTCGATCACCCTGCTGTGCGGCGCGGCCACGGCCGCCGCCGGACCGTTCTCCTTCATCGGCCTGACCGTGCCGCACATCGCGCGTTCGCTCGTGGGCGCCGACCAGCGGTGGGTGCTGCCGTACTCGGCGCTGCTGGCGCCGTGCCTACTGCTGGGCGCGGACGTGCTGGGCCGGGTCGTCGTGCCGCCGAGCGAACTCGAAGCCGGTCTGGTGACCGCGTTCCTCGGCGCGCCCGTGTTCATCATGCTGGTGCGGCGCCGCCGGGTGGTGCAGCTGTGA
- a CDS encoding ABC transporter substrate-binding protein, with translation MSSSRTARLLGAALIGALALTACGSGGETTTSSSAPSSAAQDTGPRTITDATGAKVTVPANPKNVVALAETDLDAAIALGVTPIGASKSRQGDSVAGYLSAKVPNVKLVGEIVEPDIEAIAALDPKPDVILYGHFIEPDPAQLADLNAIAPTVVTSIVSDDWKTSLKGVANALNLSAKADEVLKDYDKKVEETKKALGANASAEVSLVRWNPQGPSYLQKQHFASTVVSELGLKRPQVQQTDGTGPSEAVSLEKLDVLDADWIFLGTLNSDGAAALAQAEQNPTWTKLKAVGAKHVVTVDGVPWTSRGGPIAAGVVLDDIRKALGSA, from the coding sequence ATGTCCAGCAGTAGAACCGCGCGCCTGCTCGGTGCCGCGTTGATCGGCGCTCTCGCCCTGACCGCCTGCGGCTCCGGCGGCGAGACCACCACGTCCTCCTCCGCGCCGTCGTCGGCCGCGCAGGACACCGGCCCCCGCACCATCACCGACGCCACCGGCGCCAAGGTGACCGTGCCGGCCAACCCGAAGAACGTCGTCGCGCTCGCCGAGACCGACCTCGACGCCGCGATCGCGCTCGGCGTCACCCCGATCGGCGCGAGCAAGTCCCGCCAGGGCGACAGCGTCGCGGGCTACCTCTCGGCGAAGGTGCCGAACGTCAAGCTCGTCGGCGAGATCGTCGAGCCCGACATCGAGGCCATCGCCGCGCTCGACCCGAAGCCGGACGTCATCCTGTACGGCCACTTCATCGAGCCGGACCCGGCGCAGCTCGCCGACCTCAACGCCATCGCGCCCACCGTCGTCACGAGCATCGTGTCCGACGACTGGAAGACCAGCCTCAAGGGCGTCGCGAACGCGCTGAACCTGTCGGCCAAGGCCGACGAGGTCCTCAAGGACTACGACAAGAAGGTCGAGGAGACCAAGAAGGCGTTGGGCGCCAACGCCTCCGCCGAGGTCAGCCTCGTCCGCTGGAACCCGCAGGGCCCGTCGTACCTGCAGAAGCAGCACTTCGCCAGCACGGTCGTGAGCGAGCTGGGCCTCAAGCGCCCGCAGGTGCAGCAGACCGACGGCACCGGCCCGTCCGAGGCGGTCAGCCTGGAGAAGCTCGACGTCCTCGACGCCGACTGGATCTTCCTGGGCACGCTCAACTCCGACGGCGCCGCGGCGCTGGCCCAGGCCGAGCAGAACCCGACGTGGACCAAGCTCAAGGCCGTCGGCGCCAAGCACGTGGTCACCGTGGACGGCGTGCCGTGGACCTCGCGCGGCGGCCCCATCGCCGCGGGCGTCGTCCTGGACGACATCCGCAAGGCGCTGGGCTCGGCCTGA
- a CDS encoding condensation domain-containing protein: MTASLPLSAAQTSIWFGQQLDPDNPVYNTADHVLIDGPVDPVRFEEAVRAAVGEAESLHARFFLDGDVPRQVIAPDEWDFPVLDLRGEDDPEHAALAWMGADVRTPVDLALGPLFGQALLRIGDERWVWHQRVHHIAVDGFAFSLLARRVADLYTDGGGTPFGPFAKVLDVEESYVDSGKSAKDAEFWREYLDGLPEPPGLVDRLAGIGDHTIRSTARIPTEDLRALAKAEGVSWPDLVTAAIAAYLHRATGAEEVVLGLPVMGRLGTPLLRVPGIVMNIVPLRIAVGSGDTLPAVAREVAAQIKRTRPHHRYRHEQIRRDLNLVGGTRKLFGPVVNVMPFDNDLRFAGNPGRMRNIAAGPVEDLAVGVRDFSDGAGLSVELDGNPALYAQDELDRHRDRLLRLLAEGLAAPDRPLGRLPLADTAIRVRPPHPPAPDVVELIRARVAERPDAVALEQGEVRYTYAELAARADRFAEALRARGAGPDVPVGLPLRRDPDTIVAVLGVLFAGAAYLPVDPDAPVERTGPMLANAPITVGPGLVLEGHAAGTGQVLPDHLAYVIHTSGSTGRPNGVLVSRKALASFVAAATERYGVTSDDRVLQFAALHFDASVEEVFVTLCAGATLVLRTAEMTASVDGFLRACDKAHITLLDLPTAFWHEVVHTLAAQGEVPRALRTVVIGGEAALGTRVDQWRSIAQGVRLINTYGPTEATVVATAADLGPTMPKSYAAI; this comes from the coding sequence ATGACCGCCTCGCTTCCGCTGTCCGCCGCGCAGACCTCGATCTGGTTCGGCCAGCAACTGGACCCGGACAACCCGGTCTACAACACCGCCGACCACGTGCTGATCGACGGACCGGTCGACCCGGTCCGGTTCGAGGAGGCGGTGCGCGCGGCGGTCGGCGAGGCCGAGTCGCTGCACGCCCGGTTCTTCCTGGACGGCGACGTGCCGCGCCAGGTGATCGCCCCGGACGAGTGGGACTTCCCGGTACTCGACCTGCGCGGCGAGGACGACCCCGAGCACGCCGCGCTGGCGTGGATGGGCGCGGACGTGCGCACGCCGGTCGACCTGGCGCTCGGCCCGCTGTTCGGGCAGGCGCTGCTGCGGATCGGCGACGAGCGGTGGGTGTGGCACCAGCGCGTGCACCACATCGCCGTGGACGGGTTCGCGTTCTCGCTGCTCGCCCGGCGCGTGGCCGACCTGTACACCGACGGCGGCGGCACGCCGTTCGGTCCGTTCGCCAAGGTGCTCGACGTCGAAGAGTCCTATGTGGACTCCGGGAAGTCGGCCAAGGACGCCGAATTCTGGCGCGAGTACCTCGACGGCCTGCCCGAGCCGCCGGGGCTGGTCGACCGGCTCGCGGGCATCGGCGACCACACGATCCGGTCCACCGCGCGGATTCCGACCGAGGACCTGCGGGCGCTCGCCAAGGCCGAGGGCGTGTCCTGGCCCGACCTGGTCACCGCGGCCATCGCCGCGTACCTGCACCGGGCCACCGGCGCCGAGGAGGTCGTGCTGGGCCTGCCGGTGATGGGCCGGCTCGGCACGCCGCTGCTGCGCGTGCCCGGCATCGTGATGAACATCGTGCCGCTGCGGATCGCGGTCGGGTCCGGCGACACGCTGCCCGCGGTGGCCCGCGAGGTCGCCGCGCAGATCAAGCGCACCCGGCCGCACCACCGCTACCGGCACGAGCAGATCCGCCGCGACCTGAACCTGGTCGGCGGCACCCGGAAGCTGTTCGGCCCGGTGGTCAACGTGATGCCGTTCGACAACGACCTGCGCTTCGCCGGGAACCCCGGCCGGATGCGCAACATCGCGGCCGGTCCGGTGGAGGACCTGGCGGTCGGCGTGCGGGACTTCTCCGACGGCGCCGGGCTGAGCGTCGAACTGGACGGCAACCCCGCGCTGTACGCGCAGGACGAGCTGGACCGGCACCGGGACCGGTTGCTGCGCCTGCTCGCCGAAGGACTCGCCGCGCCCGACCGCCCGCTCGGCCGACTGCCCCTGGCGGACACCGCGATCCGCGTCCGCCCGCCGCACCCGCCGGCACCGGACGTCGTCGAGCTGATCCGCGCCCGGGTCGCCGAACGCCCTGACGCCGTGGCGTTGGAACAGGGCGAGGTCCGCTACACCTACGCCGAACTCGCCGCGCGGGCCGACCGGTTCGCGGAGGCGCTGCGGGCGCGTGGCGCGGGCCCGGACGTGCCGGTGGGACTGCCGCTGCGCCGCGACCCGGACACGATCGTCGCGGTGCTCGGCGTCCTGTTCGCGGGCGCGGCCTACCTGCCGGTCGACCCGGACGCGCCCGTCGAGCGCACCGGGCCGATGCTGGCCAACGCGCCGATCACCGTCGGTCCCGGTCTCGTCCTCGAAGGACACGCCGCCGGGACGGGACAGGTGCTGCCCGACCACCTCGCGTACGTGATCCACACGTCCGGTTCGACCGGGCGTCCCAACGGCGTCCTGGTGTCCCGCAAGGCGCTGGCGTCCTTTGTGGCCGCCGCGACCGAGCGTTACGGCGTGACCTCGGACGACCGCGTGCTCCAGTTCGCCGCGCTGCACTTCGACGCCAGCGTGGAGGAGGTCTTCGTCACGCTGTGCGCGGGCGCGACCCTCGTGTTGAGGACGGCCGAGATGACCGCGTCGGTGGACGGTTTCCTGCGGGCGTGCGACAAAGCCCACATCACGCTGCTGGACCTGCCGACCGCGTTCTGGCACGAGGTGGTGCACACCCTTGCCGCGCAAGGGGAAGTGCCGCGCGCGTTGCGGACTGTCGTGATCGGCGGGGAAGCCGCCCTCGGCACCCGGGTTGACCAGTGGCGATCCATCGCGCAAGGTGTGCGCCTGATCAACACGTACGGCCCGACGGAAGCGACCGTCGTGGCGACCGCCGCCGACCTCGGCCCGACGATGCCGAAAAGTTATGCGGCTATTTAG
- the entS gene encoding enterobactin transporter EntS, translating to MRLGDLVVDVTPLRESREFRFLFAARLVSLLGFGLTTVAIPVQIYGLTGSSLQVSLVSVVIMVPMLVGTLAGGILADRMDRRKLIVPARGSAVAVFALLAVNTTFEHPQLWLIYLCAAVNSVLNGLSATALMAATPAIVGRARLAAAGALMAITAELGAIIGPSLGGVLTAGLGLAWNYGLTAVATLLTTLLVSRIRSLPPTGQPEESPLRSVVEGLRFVGRSRVIAGLLLIDFCVALFTVPFALFPELAERVFAGGPGIVGVLYAAPAVGAMIAAAASGWTDRVKHTGRYLVAATIACGVAVGGFGLSGGVLWSALVWLALLGAADTISEILRRALLQHNTPDHLQGRISALWLAQTNVAPALGSVEAGVLARLLGPVTAIAVGGALCVVTSAGVGAAMPALRESSLQDPSADELAEQS from the coding sequence ATGCGGCTCGGCGATCTGGTCGTCGACGTGACACCCCTGCGCGAGAGCCGGGAGTTCCGCTTCCTGTTCGCCGCGCGCCTGGTGTCGCTCCTGGGCTTCGGCCTGACCACCGTGGCCATCCCGGTGCAGATCTACGGCCTGACGGGCTCGTCGCTCCAGGTGTCGCTGGTCAGCGTCGTGATCATGGTCCCGATGTTGGTCGGCACGCTCGCGGGCGGCATCCTGGCCGATCGGATGGACCGCCGGAAGCTGATCGTGCCGGCCCGCGGCAGCGCGGTGGCCGTGTTCGCACTGCTGGCGGTCAACACGACCTTCGAGCACCCGCAGCTCTGGCTGATCTACCTGTGCGCCGCGGTGAACAGCGTGCTCAACGGCCTGAGCGCCACCGCGCTGATGGCCGCCACCCCCGCGATCGTCGGCCGGGCCCGGTTGGCCGCCGCGGGTGCGCTGATGGCGATCACCGCCGAGCTGGGCGCGATCATCGGCCCGTCGCTGGGCGGCGTGCTGACGGCCGGGCTGGGGCTCGCCTGGAACTACGGCCTGACGGCGGTGGCGACGTTGCTCACCACGCTCCTGGTCTCCCGGATCCGTTCCCTGCCGCCGACCGGGCAGCCGGAGGAGAGCCCGTTGCGTTCGGTGGTCGAAGGGCTGCGGTTCGTCGGCCGCAGCCGGGTGATCGCCGGGTTGCTCCTGATCGACTTCTGCGTCGCGTTGTTCACGGTCCCGTTCGCCCTGTTCCCCGAGCTGGCGGAACGGGTCTTCGCGGGCGGGCCGGGCATCGTCGGCGTCCTCTACGCGGCACCGGCGGTCGGCGCGATGATCGCCGCGGCGGCCAGCGGGTGGACGGACCGCGTCAAGCACACCGGTCGGTACCTGGTCGCCGCCACGATCGCGTGCGGCGTCGCCGTCGGCGGCTTCGGCCTCAGCGGCGGGGTCCTCTGGTCGGCGCTGGTCTGGTTGGCGCTGCTGGGCGCGGCCGACACCATCTCGGAGATCCTGCGGCGGGCGTTGTTGCAGCACAACACGCCCGACCATCTCCAGGGTCGGATCAGCGCCCTGTGGCTGGCGCAGACCAACGTCGCCCCGGCGTTGGGCAGCGTGGAGGCAGGCGTGCTGGCCCGCCTGCTCGGACCCGTGACCGCCATCGCCGTCGGCGGCGCGTTGTGCGTCGTGACCAGCGCGGGCGTGGGCGCGGCCATGCCCGCGCTGCGCGAGTCCAGCCTCCAGGACCCGTCGGCCGACGAACTCGCCGAACAGTCCTGA
- a CDS encoding PadR family transcriptional regulator yields the protein MDDLTEMLKGTLEGCVLEIIGGEETYGYAITRRLNELGFADVVEGTVYTILLRLEKNGLVQVTRRPSGLGPPRKFYALNDAGRERLAAFWAKWEYVTSRIDKLREDGR from the coding sequence GTGGACGACCTGACGGAGATGTTGAAGGGCACGCTCGAGGGCTGCGTCCTCGAGATCATCGGCGGCGAGGAGACCTACGGGTACGCCATCACGCGTCGGCTGAACGAACTCGGCTTCGCCGACGTCGTGGAGGGGACGGTCTACACCATCCTGCTGCGACTGGAGAAGAACGGGCTCGTCCAGGTGACGAGACGACCCTCCGGACTCGGCCCGCCGCGCAAGTTCTACGCGCTCAACGACGCGGGCCGCGAACGACTCGCGGCGTTCTGGGCGAAATGGGAGTACGTCACGTCACGGATCGACAAGCTCAGGGAGGATGGGAGATGA
- a CDS encoding DUF1048 domain-containing protein, whose protein sequence is MTFWETVTGSDITREWNAFEARAEALPTDHRTAWEEIKDHLSTYSDFTGRNLTPILDAALTLLEETAADGQGIHEVLGDDVKGFCAALAGGERSRDYRDRWREQLNRNVARKLGRLGG, encoded by the coding sequence ATGACCTTCTGGGAGACCGTCACAGGCAGCGACATCACCAGGGAGTGGAACGCGTTCGAAGCCCGAGCCGAGGCGTTGCCGACCGACCACCGGACGGCGTGGGAAGAGATCAAGGACCACCTTTCCACCTACTCGGACTTCACCGGTCGCAACCTGACGCCGATCCTCGACGCCGCCCTGACGCTGCTGGAGGAGACGGCCGCCGACGGGCAGGGCATCCACGAGGTGCTGGGGGACGACGTCAAGGGCTTCTGCGCCGCACTCGCCGGCGGAGAACGGAGCCGGGACTACCGCGACCGGTGGCGCGAGCAGTTGAACAGGAACGTCGCCCGGAAACTGGGCCGGTTGGGAGGCTGA
- a CDS encoding DUF1048 domain-containing protein encodes MGIQDIIDGKRQWRAHMARVKALPPDYRIVYREMQGYLFKVGPVDLLDGPVLSGIVDFFEEGAAEGKGVLELVGDDVAAFCDGLIEASPAHRESVGEK; translated from the coding sequence GTGGGCATCCAGGACATCATCGACGGAAAGCGGCAGTGGCGGGCGCACATGGCACGGGTCAAGGCGCTCCCACCGGACTACCGGATCGTCTACCGGGAAATGCAGGGGTACCTCTTCAAGGTCGGACCGGTCGACCTGCTCGACGGGCCCGTGCTCTCGGGGATCGTCGACTTCTTCGAGGAGGGCGCCGCCGAGGGCAAGGGCGTCCTGGAACTCGTCGGTGACGACGTCGCCGCCTTCTGCGACGGCTTGATCGAGGCCTCGCCCGCCCACCGGGAGTCCGTCGGCGAGAAGTAG
- a CDS encoding TipAS antibiotic-recognition domain-containing protein: MTPTWREAPWCRAWTSAPSAPSPNRLFYRESDFDPGTVAATGTGTAPSDPAVTSLAERHRQHLEHWFHDRDHETHRRLAAACRDDERIGLNFDDVAPGLSRYVHDAIVANADRAAGEER, from the coding sequence TTGACCCCGACGTGGCGTGAGGCGCCATGGTGTCGGGCATGGACGAGTGCACCGTCGGCACCGTCGCCGAACCGGCTGTTCTACCGGGAGTCGGACTTCGACCCCGGCACGGTCGCCGCCACGGGCACCGGCACCGCGCCGTCCGACCCTGCGGTGACGAGCCTGGCCGAACGGCACCGGCAGCACCTGGAACACTGGTTCCACGACCGCGACCACGAGACCCACCGCCGACTCGCCGCGGCCTGCCGGGACGACGAGCGCATCGGCCTGAACTTCGACGACGTCGCACCGGGACTGTCGCGGTACGTGCACGACGCGATCGTCGCCAACGCCGACCGCGCCGCCGGTGAGGAGCGGTGA
- a CDS encoding siderophore-interacting protein: MAVPNVEVVQYDLVPRVLRVRAVRRLTPRMVRVTLAGEDLAGFREAAPADHVKLFFPTERGGRPAMPKLGPEGLERDPNGPRPTFRDYTVREYRAEPGELDVDVVLHGDGPGSTWGAQAREGDTVGVLGPRGSVLVPKGLDWYLVAGDETALPAVARWLEQASEGERVFAFAEVADEAERQEIASKGDVELTWLYRDGAAPGTTTLLHDAIAAWELPEGTGFVWIAGEANTLKPIRRLLRDRGLHRDAMDVDGYWKRGEENFDHHGPQED; encoded by the coding sequence GTGGCTGTTCCGAACGTCGAGGTCGTGCAGTACGACCTGGTGCCGCGCGTCCTGCGGGTGCGCGCCGTGCGCCGGCTGACGCCGCGCATGGTCCGTGTGACGTTGGCGGGCGAGGACCTGGCCGGCTTCCGGGAGGCCGCGCCCGCCGACCACGTCAAGCTGTTCTTCCCGACCGAGCGCGGCGGCCGGCCGGCGATGCCCAAGCTCGGTCCGGAAGGACTGGAACGCGACCCGAACGGCCCGCGGCCGACGTTCCGCGACTACACGGTCCGCGAATACCGGGCCGAGCCGGGCGAACTGGACGTCGACGTCGTGCTGCACGGCGACGGCCCCGGCTCGACGTGGGGCGCCCAGGCCCGGGAAGGCGACACCGTCGGCGTCCTCGGGCCGCGTGGCTCGGTGCTCGTCCCGAAGGGACTGGACTGGTACCTGGTCGCCGGGGACGAGACCGCGCTGCCGGCCGTCGCCCGCTGGCTGGAGCAGGCGTCCGAGGGCGAGCGGGTGTTCGCGTTCGCCGAGGTCGCCGACGAGGCCGAACGCCAGGAGATCGCGTCCAAGGGCGACGTGGAGCTGACGTGGCTGTACCGCGACGGCGCCGCGCCGGGCACGACGACGCTCCTGCACGACGCCATCGCGGCGTGGGAACTGCCCGAGGGCACGGGTTTCGTGTGGATCGCGGGCGAGGCGAACACCCTCAAGCCGATCCGCCGCCTGCTGCGCGACCGCGGCCTGCACCGCGACGCGATGGACGTCGACGGCTACTGGAAGCGCGGCGAGGAGAACTTCGACCACCACGGTCCCCAGGAGGACTGA
- a CDS encoding DNA/RNA non-specific endonuclease, with amino-acid sequence MAKKTGQLSAALREFVRTRGGDYLDDPNVSSIGVGHKIEGGRPTDRVAIQFTVRRKAEPERLEALGTALLPATIQVGGVEVPTDVVQRDYRTQFRVVEAADKPERKSRVDPVVPGVSVGVPGGSAGTVGLVVYDRDDGTPYVLSNWHVLHGTSGRIGQDVVQPGPHDDNRVERNRLGVLARSHLGAAGDCAIATVEDRAAGTEILGLGVTVDEIGEPELGDKVVKSGRTSGVTHGIVRRVDVVVKIDYRGDVGEQRIGCFEIAPDPARPGPGGEISQGGDSGSAWVFKSANGRTSRVLAGLHFAGEAGDDPDEHALACLPSSVFEKLDVAVKPPAVVEAVGTGFDPDFLGVAAGLPELGEDSDAVEVSGRTVVDYTHFSLALHGTRRFAIYVAWNVDGAALLNLPRTGIPFVLDRRIPAKFQVGDELYRDNRLDRGHLARRADLVWGPKKEAEKANRDSFFFTNITPQMDDFNQSARKGLWGRLEDAVLDGAEADRLRLSVYGGPVFADDDRVFRGVKLPREYWKVIVFVREGALVARAFVLSQNLDRLESLDLDEFRVFQVALGEIERRCGFAFPAPVRDADTFVVPESEVRPPLESLDDIVW; translated from the coding sequence ATGGCCAAGAAGACCGGGCAGTTGTCAGCGGCGTTACGGGAGTTCGTGCGCACCCGCGGCGGGGACTACCTCGACGACCCGAACGTGTCCTCGATCGGCGTCGGCCACAAGATCGAGGGCGGTCGGCCGACCGACCGGGTGGCCATCCAGTTCACCGTGCGGCGCAAGGCGGAACCCGAGCGGCTGGAGGCGTTGGGCACGGCGTTGCTGCCGGCCACGATCCAGGTCGGCGGCGTCGAGGTGCCCACCGACGTGGTCCAGCGGGACTACCGCACGCAGTTCCGGGTCGTCGAGGCCGCCGACAAGCCCGAGCGCAAGAGCCGGGTCGACCCGGTGGTGCCCGGGGTGAGCGTGGGCGTGCCGGGCGGATCGGCCGGGACCGTCGGGCTCGTGGTCTACGACCGCGACGACGGAACCCCTTACGTGCTCAGCAACTGGCACGTGCTGCACGGGACGTCCGGGCGGATCGGCCAGGACGTCGTGCAGCCCGGACCGCACGACGACAACCGGGTGGAGCGCAACCGGCTCGGCGTGCTGGCGCGGTCGCACCTCGGCGCGGCCGGCGACTGCGCGATCGCCACGGTCGAGGACCGGGCCGCGGGCACCGAGATCCTCGGGCTCGGCGTGACCGTGGACGAGATCGGCGAGCCCGAACTGGGCGACAAGGTCGTGAAGAGCGGGCGCACCAGCGGCGTGACGCACGGGATCGTGCGGCGGGTCGACGTCGTGGTGAAGATCGACTACCGGGGCGACGTCGGCGAGCAGCGGATCGGGTGCTTCGAGATCGCGCCCGACCCGGCCCGGCCGGGACCCGGCGGCGAGATCAGCCAGGGCGGCGACTCGGGGTCGGCGTGGGTGTTCAAGTCGGCCAACGGGCGCACGTCGCGCGTGCTGGCCGGGCTGCACTTCGCCGGCGAGGCGGGCGACGACCCGGACGAGCACGCGTTGGCGTGCCTGCCGTCGTCGGTGTTCGAGAAGCTCGACGTCGCCGTGAAGCCGCCGGCCGTGGTCGAGGCCGTCGGCACCGGGTTCGACCCCGACTTCCTCGGGGTGGCGGCGGGTCTGCCCGAACTGGGTGAGGATTCCGACGCCGTCGAGGTGTCCGGGCGCACCGTCGTCGACTACACGCACTTCTCGCTGGCGTTGCACGGCACGCGGCGGTTCGCGATCTACGTGGCGTGGAACGTCGACGGTGCCGCGCTGCTGAACCTGCCCCGCACCGGCATCCCGTTCGTGCTCGACCGGCGGATACCGGCGAAGTTCCAGGTCGGCGACGAGCTGTACCGGGACAACAGGCTCGACCGCGGGCACCTCGCCCGGCGGGCCGACCTGGTGTGGGGTCCGAAGAAGGAAGCCGAGAAGGCCAACCGGGACTCGTTCTTCTTCACCAACATCACGCCGCAGATGGACGACTTCAACCAGAGCGCGCGCAAGGGGTTGTGGGGGCGCCTTGAGGACGCGGTGCTGGACGGCGCCGAGGCCGACCGGCTGCGGTTGAGCGTGTACGGCGGTCCGGTGTTCGCCGACGACGACCGGGTGTTCCGCGGGGTGAAGCTGCCCCGGGAGTACTGGAAGGTGATCGTGTTCGTCCGGGAGGGCGCCCTCGTCGCGCGTGCCTTCGTGCTGAGCCAGAACCTGGACCGGTTGGAGTCGCTGGACCTCGACGAGTTCCGGGTGTTCCAGGTGGCGCTCGGCGAGATCGAGCGCCGGTGCGGGTTCGCGTTCCCGGCCCCCGTGCGTGACGCGGACACGTTCGTGGTGCCGGAGTCCGAGGTGCGTCCGCCGTTGGAGTCGTTGGACGACATCGTCTGGTAG
- a CDS encoding universal stress protein — protein sequence MSTPEQHGTGAVVVGFDASKRAWDAVRWAAAEARGRNLKLVVVYAVRNGLPEVAFTPTPAPLPQLIGDEVVHDYARDKLAEVTAEFPDAEPLLLDGHPADLIEQVAEEGELLVVGASGATGLARVVTGSVAAHAVHHARTPVVVVREGGVQDGPVVVGVDGSPTGARAVEFARDHAARHGLDLVAVHALTTQPFEVLGPTQGWEYDPAVAQSGAEALLAESVPDGRVPVTRVVAANRPAEALIEWSERASLVVVGTHGRGAVRRALLGSVSHALLHHAVCPLAVVRAPED from the coding sequence ATGTCCACTCCGGAACAGCACGGCACCGGTGCCGTCGTGGTCGGGTTCGACGCGTCCAAGCGGGCGTGGGACGCGGTGCGCTGGGCCGCTGCCGAGGCACGCGGCCGGAACCTGAAGCTGGTCGTCGTGTACGCGGTGCGCAACGGTCTGCCCGAGGTGGCGTTCACCCCTACCCCGGCACCGCTGCCCCAGCTCATCGGCGACGAGGTCGTCCACGACTACGCGCGCGACAAGCTGGCCGAGGTCACCGCCGAGTTCCCCGACGCGGAACCGCTGCTGCTCGACGGCCACCCGGCCGACCTGATCGAGCAGGTCGCCGAGGAGGGCGAACTGCTCGTCGTCGGCGCGTCCGGCGCCACGGGCCTGGCCCGCGTGGTCACCGGTTCCGTCGCCGCGCACGCCGTGCACCACGCCCGCACGCCCGTGGTGGTCGTGCGCGAGGGCGGCGTCCAGGACGGCCCGGTGGTCGTCGGCGTCGACGGTTCGCCGACGGGCGCCCGCGCGGTGGAGTTCGCCCGTGACCACGCCGCGCGCCACGGCCTCGACCTGGTCGCCGTGCACGCCCTGACCACACAGCCGTTCGAGGTCCTCGGCCCGACGCAGGGCTGGGAGTACGACCCGGCCGTGGCGCAGTCGGGCGCCGAGGCGCTGTTGGCCGAGTCGGTGCCCGACGGCCGGGTGCCGGTGACCCGGGTGGTCGCGGCGAACCGGCCCGCCGAAGCGTTGATCGAGTGGAGCGAGCGGGCGTCGTTGGTGGTCGTGGGCACGCACGGGCGGGGCGCGGTGCGCCGGGCGCTGCTCGGTTCGGTCAGCCACGCGCTGCTGCACCACGCGGTGTGCCCGCTGGCCGTGGTGCGGGCGCCGGAGGACTGA